A region of Streptomyces deccanensis DNA encodes the following proteins:
- a CDS encoding sugar phosphate isomerase/epimerase family protein — translation MTSLSPQSSLSRIRVGSAPDSWGVWFPDDPQQVPWQRFLDEVAASGYEWIELGPYGYLPTDPAVLAEETAKRGLKVSAGTVFTGLHHGPDVWEKTWAHVADNAVLAQAMGAKHLVVIPSFWRDDKTGKVLEPSELTVEQWRHLTQLTERLGREVREKYGLQIVVHPHADTHIDSEENVVRFLDGTDSSVVSLCLDTGHYAYCGGDSVKLIETYGERIGYLHLKQVDPEILADVRANEIPFGPAVAKGVMCEPPKGVPELGPVLAAAAKLDVDLFAIVEQDMYPCEPDAPLPIAQRTRAFLRSCGA, via the coding sequence ATGACGTCGTTGTCACCTCAGTCCTCACTCTCGCGCATCCGAGTCGGCTCGGCGCCCGACTCCTGGGGCGTCTGGTTCCCCGACGACCCCCAGCAGGTCCCCTGGCAGCGCTTCCTCGACGAGGTCGCCGCTTCCGGCTACGAGTGGATCGAGCTGGGCCCGTACGGCTATCTGCCGACCGACCCGGCGGTCCTCGCCGAGGAGACCGCCAAACGCGGCCTGAAAGTGTCGGCCGGCACGGTCTTCACCGGGTTGCACCACGGTCCGGACGTCTGGGAGAAGACCTGGGCGCACGTGGCCGACAACGCGGTCCTCGCGCAGGCCATGGGCGCCAAGCACCTCGTCGTCATCCCGTCGTTCTGGCGGGACGACAAGACGGGCAAGGTGCTGGAGCCCAGCGAACTGACCGTCGAGCAGTGGCGGCACCTCACCCAGCTCACCGAGCGGCTCGGGCGGGAGGTGCGGGAGAAGTACGGCCTCCAGATCGTCGTCCACCCGCACGCCGACACCCACATCGACAGCGAGGAGAACGTCGTCCGCTTCCTGGACGGCACCGACTCCTCGGTGGTCTCCCTCTGCCTCGACACCGGGCACTACGCCTACTGCGGCGGCGACAGCGTCAAGCTGATCGAGACCTACGGCGAGCGCATCGGCTATCTGCACCTCAAGCAGGTCGACCCCGAGATCCTGGCCGACGTGCGGGCCAACGAGATCCCGTTCGGGCCGGCCGTGGCCAAGGGTGTGATGTGCGAGCCGCCGAAGGGTGTGCCCGAGCTGGGGCCGGTGCTGGCCGCTGCCGCGAAGCTGGACGTGGATCTGTTCGCGATCGTCGAGCAGGACATGTATCCGTGCGAGCCGGACGCTCCGCTGCCGATCGCTCAGCGGACGCGGGCGTTCCTGAGGTCCTGCGGGGCGTAG
- the iolB gene encoding 5-deoxy-glucuronate isomerase, whose protein sequence is MTQKTELYVPKGATANAQYTLDIDPKRAGWTHSSLRIVELGPDGTHTFTTGDSEWIVLSLGGGCTVQVSEEPGNSDGDGVTEFQILGRESVFAGVSDFVYAPRDARVQIASGAGGRFALAGAKCERRLPARYGPAPEVPVEDRGSGTCARQVRNFASADAFACDKLITVEVITPGGNWSSYPPHKHDENRPGEETELEEIYYFEIDGPNGFGYQRVSPSREGGAEVLAEVRSGDAVLVPDGWHGPSIAQPGHSMYYLNVMAGPGPERKWQICFHPDHTEGYR, encoded by the coding sequence ATGACACAGAAGACCGAGCTGTACGTACCCAAGGGCGCCACCGCGAACGCCCAGTACACCCTCGACATCGATCCGAAGAGGGCGGGCTGGACCCACAGCAGCCTCAGGATCGTGGAGTTGGGACCGGACGGGACGCACACCTTCACGACCGGGGACAGTGAGTGGATCGTGCTGTCCCTGGGCGGCGGTTGTACGGTTCAGGTGTCGGAGGAACCGGGCAATTCAGACGGTGACGGGGTCACGGAGTTTCAGATCCTGGGCAGGGAGAGCGTGTTCGCCGGAGTCTCCGACTTCGTGTACGCGCCCCGCGACGCCCGGGTACAGATCGCCTCCGGCGCGGGAGGCCGCTTCGCTTTGGCAGGAGCGAAGTGCGAGCGACGACTCCCCGCTCGTTACGGCCCCGCGCCGGAGGTCCCCGTGGAGGACCGGGGCAGCGGCACCTGCGCCCGTCAGGTGCGCAACTTCGCCTCCGCCGACGCTTTCGCGTGCGACAAGCTGATCACCGTCGAGGTCATCACCCCCGGCGGCAACTGGTCCTCGTACCCGCCGCACAAGCACGACGAGAACCGGCCGGGCGAGGAGACCGAACTCGAGGAGATCTACTACTTCGAGATCGACGGCCCGAACGGCTTCGGCTACCAGCGCGTGTCGCCCTCCCGCGAGGGCGGCGCCGAGGTGCTCGCCGAGGTCCGTTCCGGTGACGCGGTGCTCGTTCCCGACGGCTGGCACGGCCCGTCCATCGCGCAGCCCGGCCACAGCATGTACTACCTGAACGTGATGGCGGGCCCCGGGCCCGAGCGCAAGTGGCAGATCTGCTTCCACCCCGACCACACGGAGGGGTACCGATGA
- the iolD gene encoding 3D-(3,5/4)-trihydroxycyclohexane-1,2-dione acylhydrolase (decyclizing) produces the protein MSPTTTTATTRLTVAQALVRFLAAQYTERDGERQRLIGATWGIFGHGNVAGLGQALVEYADDMPYLQGRNEQSMVHAAVGYARQSNRLSTHAVTTSIGPGATNLVTGAALATINHLPVLLLPGDIFATRPADPVLQQLEVPYAGDISVNDTLRPVSRYFDRITRPEALIPAALQAMRVLTDPVETGAVTLALPQDVQAEAYDWPEEFFAERTWTVRRPAADVAELAAAIDAIRGARRPLIVAGGGVHHARAEEALAELADATGIPVASTQAGKGSLRFDHPQDVGGIGHTGTATANELARTADLVIGVGTRWTDFTTASNTLFAADGVRFLNLNIAPYDGHKLSGLPLVADARAGLEALSEALEVHGHRVADAYVAEYAEDKQRWEHRVDACYEADEPDTRPTQAQVLGLLDELVDESDILINAAGSLPGDLHKLWRSRSRDQYHLEYGYSCMGYEIPAAIGVRMAAPGRPVWALVGDGTYLMMPTEIVTAVQENVPIKVLLVQNHGYASIGGLSESVGGERFGTAYRHRNPDDGLFTGAPLPVDLAANAASLGMRVLRAKTVRDLRAALAEARAADTPTCVYVETETADTVSGPPPAQAWWDVPVAETATRASAVKAREEYDRHVSTRRRHL, from the coding sequence ATGAGCCCGACCACGACCACGGCCACCACGCGGCTCACCGTCGCCCAGGCCCTCGTCCGCTTCCTCGCCGCCCAGTACACCGAGCGCGACGGCGAGCGGCAGCGGCTGATCGGCGCCACCTGGGGCATCTTCGGCCACGGCAACGTCGCGGGCCTCGGCCAGGCGCTGGTCGAGTACGCCGACGACATGCCCTACCTCCAGGGCCGCAACGAGCAGTCGATGGTGCACGCGGCCGTCGGCTACGCCCGCCAGTCGAACCGGCTGTCGACGCACGCGGTGACGACGTCCATCGGCCCCGGCGCCACCAACCTCGTCACCGGCGCGGCCCTCGCCACCATCAACCACCTCCCGGTGCTGCTCCTCCCCGGCGACATCTTCGCCACCCGCCCGGCGGACCCGGTCCTCCAGCAGCTCGAAGTGCCGTACGCGGGCGACATCAGCGTCAACGACACCCTGCGCCCGGTGTCGCGGTACTTCGACCGGATCACCCGCCCCGAGGCGCTGATCCCGGCCGCGCTCCAGGCGATGCGCGTCCTCACCGACCCCGTCGAGACGGGCGCGGTCACCCTCGCCCTGCCGCAGGACGTGCAGGCGGAGGCGTACGACTGGCCGGAGGAGTTCTTCGCCGAGCGGACCTGGACCGTGCGCCGGCCGGCGGCGGACGTCGCCGAACTGGCCGCCGCGATCGACGCGATCCGAGGCGCCCGCCGCCCGCTGATCGTCGCCGGCGGCGGTGTCCACCACGCCCGCGCGGAGGAGGCGCTCGCCGAACTGGCCGACGCCACCGGCATCCCCGTAGCCTCCACCCAGGCCGGCAAGGGCTCCCTCCGCTTCGACCACCCGCAGGACGTGGGCGGCATCGGCCACACCGGAACGGCGACCGCCAACGAACTGGCCCGCACCGCCGACCTGGTGATCGGCGTCGGCACCCGCTGGACGGACTTCACCACGGCCTCGAACACCCTCTTCGCCGCCGACGGCGTCCGCTTCCTCAACCTCAACATCGCACCCTACGACGGCCACAAGCTCTCCGGTCTGCCGCTGGTCGCGGACGCGCGGGCGGGTCTCGAAGCGCTCTCCGAGGCGCTGGAGGTGCACGGCCACCGGGTCGCCGACGCGTACGTCGCCGAGTACGCGGAGGACAAGCAGCGCTGGGAGCACCGCGTCGACGCCTGCTACGAGGCCGACGAACCGGACACCCGGCCCACCCAGGCCCAGGTCCTCGGCCTCCTCGACGAGCTCGTCGACGAGTCCGACATCCTCATCAACGCGGCCGGTTCCCTCCCCGGTGACCTGCACAAACTGTGGCGGTCCCGGTCGCGGGACCAGTACCACCTGGAGTACGGCTACTCCTGCATGGGGTACGAGATCCCGGCCGCGATCGGTGTCCGGATGGCCGCTCCCGGGCGCCCCGTGTGGGCACTGGTAGGCGACGGCACGTACCTGATGATGCCGACCGAGATCGTCACGGCCGTGCAGGAGAACGTCCCGATCAAGGTGCTGCTGGTGCAGAACCACGGGTACGCCTCCATCGGCGGCCTCTCGGAGTCGGTCGGCGGCGAGCGGTTCGGCACCGCGTACCGCCACCGGAATCCGGACGACGGCCTGTTCACGGGCGCCCCCCTGCCCGTGGACCTCGCCGCCAACGCGGCCAGTCTCGGCATGCGCGTCCTGCGCGCCAAGACGGTCCGTGACCTGCGCGCCGCCCTCGCCGAGGCACGGGCGGCCGACACTCCCACTTGTGTCTACGTGGAGACCGAAACGGCAGACACAGTGTCGGGCCCGCCTCCCGCGCAGGCCTGGTGGGATGTACCTGTGGCCGAGACCGCGACCCGCGCGTCGGCGGTCAAGGCACGCGAGGAGTACGACCGGCACGTCTCAACCCGACGCCGCCATCTGTAA
- the mmsA gene encoding CoA-acylating methylmalonate-semialdehyde dehydrogenase, translating to MTKIVNHWIGGKTVEGASGTFGPVTDPATGAVTTKVAFATVDEVDAAVRTAKEAFATWGQSSLAQRTSILFKFRALLDANRDAIAELITAEHGKVHSDALGEVARGLEIVDLACGINVQLKGELSTQVASRVDVSSIRQPLGVVAGITPFNFPAMVPMWMFPIAIATGNTFVLKPSEKDPSASIKIAELLAEAGLPDGVFNVVHGDKVAVDRLLEHPDVKAVSFVGSTPIARYIHTTASANGKRVQALGGAKNHMLVLPDADLDAAADAAVSAAYGSAGERCMAISAVVAVGAIGDELVEKIRERAEKIKIGPGNDPTSEMGPLITAVHRDKVASYVTGAAAEGCEVVLDGTGFTVDGYEDGHWIGISLLDKVPTTAKAYQDEIFGPVLTVLRVDTYDEGIALINASPFGNGTAIFTRDGGAARRFQLEVEAGMVGVNVPIPVPVGYHSFGGWKDSLFGDHHIYGNDGTHFYTRGKVVTTRWPDPADGPSAVDLGFPRNH from the coding sequence ATGACGAAGATCGTCAACCACTGGATCGGCGGCAAGACCGTCGAAGGCGCGTCGGGTACGTTCGGGCCGGTCACGGACCCGGCGACCGGCGCGGTCACCACCAAGGTCGCCTTCGCGACCGTCGACGAGGTCGACGCGGCGGTCCGCACCGCCAAGGAGGCCTTCGCCACCTGGGGCCAGTCGTCGCTGGCCCAGCGCACCTCGATCCTGTTCAAGTTCCGCGCGCTGCTGGACGCCAACCGGGACGCGATCGCGGAGCTGATCACCGCCGAGCACGGCAAGGTGCACTCCGACGCGCTCGGCGAGGTCGCGCGCGGCCTGGAGATCGTCGACCTGGCCTGCGGCATCAACGTGCAGCTGAAGGGTGAGCTGTCGACGCAGGTCGCGAGCCGCGTGGACGTCTCCTCGATCCGCCAGCCGCTGGGTGTCGTCGCCGGCATCACGCCGTTCAACTTCCCGGCGATGGTCCCGATGTGGATGTTCCCGATCGCCATCGCGACGGGCAACACGTTCGTGCTGAAGCCGTCGGAGAAGGACCCGTCGGCCTCCATCAAGATCGCCGAGCTGCTGGCGGAAGCGGGTCTGCCGGACGGCGTCTTCAACGTCGTCCACGGCGACAAGGTGGCCGTCGACCGCCTCCTGGAGCACCCGGACGTCAAGGCGGTCTCCTTCGTCGGCTCGACCCCGATCGCCCGCTACATCCACACCACGGCCTCGGCGAACGGCAAGCGCGTGCAGGCCCTCGGCGGCGCCAAGAACCACATGCTGGTCCTCCCGGACGCCGACCTGGACGCGGCGGCGGATGCCGCTGTGAGCGCGGCGTACGGCTCCGCCGGCGAGCGCTGCATGGCGATCTCGGCCGTCGTGGCGGTGGGCGCGATCGGCGACGAACTCGTGGAGAAGATCCGCGAACGCGCCGAGAAGATCAAGATCGGCCCCGGCAACGACCCGACCTCGGAGATGGGCCCGCTGATCACGGCCGTCCACCGCGACAAGGTGGCGTCGTACGTCACCGGCGCGGCGGCCGAGGGCTGCGAGGTCGTCCTCGACGGCACCGGCTTCACCGTCGACGGCTACGAGGACGGCCACTGGATCGGCATCTCGCTCCTCGACAAGGTGCCCACGACCGCGAAGGCGTACCAGGACGAGATCTTCGGCCCGGTGCTGACCGTCCTGCGCGTCGACACCTACGACGAGGGCATCGCCCTCATCAACGCCTCGCCGTTCGGCAACGGCACCGCGATCTTCACCCGCGACGGCGGCGCCGCCCGCCGCTTCCAGCTGGAGGTCGAGGCCGGCATGGTCGGCGTCAACGTCCCGATCCCGGTCCCCGTCGGCTATCACTCCTTCGGTGGCTGGAAGGACTCCCTCTTCGGAGACCACCACATCTACGGCAACGACGGCACCCACTTCTACACCCGGGGCAAGGTCGTCACCACCCGCTGGCCCGACCCGGCCGACGGTCCCTCGGCCGTGGACCTGGGCTTCCCGCGCAACCACTGA
- a CDS encoding helix-turn-helix transcriptional regulator, which yields MTTERLLWSYKDIAAHIRVQPDTVRSYRKHGLLPPPDHVESGKPYWYADTIRAWVASRPGNRGRRAD from the coding sequence ATGACGACCGAACGACTTCTCTGGTCGTACAAGGACATCGCGGCGCACATCCGTGTGCAGCCCGACACCGTCCGCTCGTACCGCAAACACGGGCTGCTGCCGCCGCCGGACCACGTGGAGAGCGGTAAGCCCTACTGGTACGCCGACACCATCCGCGCCTGGGTCGCCTCCAGACCGGGCAACCGGGGGCGCAGGGCCGACTGA
- a CDS encoding GNAT family N-acetyltransferase, whose translation MSFSEKPVLTGEKAVLRPFTEDDAPVMARILADPEVVRLTGSPAEGFEPDRLRSWYGSRNDRTDRLDLGIVDRASGDLVGEAVLNEVDEANRSCCFRILIGPGGQNRGLGTEAVRLTVGHAFEHIGLHRVSLYVFTHNPRARRAYEKVGFVAEGIERQTLWQGGEWIDAVRMSILAPEWAAHRGRPEGNGVSSTVR comes from the coding sequence ATGAGCTTTTCCGAGAAACCCGTACTCACCGGTGAGAAGGCTGTCCTGCGGCCGTTCACCGAGGACGACGCGCCCGTGATGGCGCGGATCCTGGCCGACCCGGAGGTCGTCCGGCTCACCGGCAGCCCGGCCGAGGGCTTCGAGCCGGACCGGCTGCGGTCCTGGTACGGCAGCCGCAACGACCGGACCGACCGCCTCGACCTCGGCATCGTGGACCGGGCCAGCGGTGACCTGGTGGGTGAGGCCGTGCTCAACGAGGTCGACGAAGCCAACCGCAGCTGTTGCTTCCGGATCCTGATCGGCCCCGGCGGGCAGAACCGGGGGCTGGGCACGGAGGCCGTGCGGCTCACGGTGGGCCATGCCTTCGAGCACATCGGTCTGCACCGCGTCTCGCTGTACGTCTTCACCCACAACCCCAGGGCCCGGCGCGCCTACGAGAAAGTCGGCTTCGTCGCCGAGGGGATCGAGCGGCAGACCCTGTGGCAGGGCGGGGAGTGGATCGACGCCGTGCGGATGTCGATCCTCGCCCCGGAGTGGGCCGCCCATCGGGGGCGACCCGAGGGGAACGGGGTCAGCTCCACGGTTCGATGA
- the iolC gene encoding 5-dehydro-2-deoxygluconokinase, translating to MAYDLITMGRIGVDLYPLQTGVPLPQVTSFGKFLGGSATNVAVAASRLGRTTAVITRTGEDPFGDYLHQALRDFGVDDRWVTPVPGLATPITFCEVFPPDDFPLYFYRRPKAPDLEIDAHELDLDAIAGTRIFWVTGTGLSEEPSRTATLAALAHRAKAGTTVFDLDWRPMFWTDPAEARPFYEEALRHTTVAVGNLDEVEVATGVREPQAAARALLDAGVELAVVKQGPKGVLAVNSKGESAEVPPLPVNVLNGLGAGDAFGGSLCHGLLEGWDLEKIMRYANAAGAIVASRLECSSAMPTVDEIETAVAAGAVL from the coding sequence ATGGCGTACGACCTGATCACCATGGGGCGGATCGGTGTGGATCTCTACCCGTTGCAGACGGGCGTCCCGCTGCCGCAGGTGACGTCCTTCGGGAAGTTCCTCGGCGGATCGGCGACGAATGTCGCGGTGGCCGCGTCCCGACTCGGCCGCACCACCGCCGTCATCACCCGCACCGGTGAGGACCCCTTCGGCGACTACCTCCACCAGGCGCTGCGCGACTTCGGCGTGGACGACCGCTGGGTCACCCCGGTGCCGGGCCTCGCGACCCCGATCACCTTCTGCGAGGTCTTCCCGCCGGACGACTTCCCGCTGTACTTCTACCGCAGGCCCAAGGCCCCGGACCTGGAGATCGATGCCCACGAGCTCGACCTCGACGCGATCGCCGGGACCCGCATCTTCTGGGTGACCGGCACGGGCCTGAGCGAGGAGCCCAGCCGCACGGCGACGCTCGCCGCGCTCGCCCACCGCGCCAAGGCGGGGACGACGGTCTTCGACCTCGACTGGCGCCCCATGTTCTGGACCGACCCGGCCGAGGCCCGCCCCTTCTACGAGGAGGCCCTGCGGCACACCACCGTCGCCGTCGGCAACCTGGACGAGGTCGAGGTCGCCACCGGGGTCCGCGAGCCACAGGCCGCCGCCCGCGCGCTGCTCGACGCCGGTGTCGAACTGGCGGTCGTCAAGCAGGGCCCCAAGGGTGTCCTCGCGGTCAACAGCAAGGGCGAGTCCGCCGAGGTCCCGCCGCTGCCCGTGAACGTCCTCAACGGCCTCGGTGCCGGTGACGCCTTCGGCGGCTCCCTCTGCCACGGCCTGCTCGAAGGCTGGGACCTGGAGAAGATCATGCGGTACGCCAACGCGGCCGGCGCGATCGTCGCCTCCCGTCTGGAGTGCTCCTCCGCCATGCCCACGGTGGATGAGATCGAGACAGCGGTCGCGGCGGGAGCGGTCCTGTGA
- a CDS encoding Cgl0159 family (beta/alpha)8-fold protein, with the protein MGPLGPVDVSALVRTRVHHPEAIAEAAARRTRRPLIGDSGRLMIVAADHPARGALSVGDRKLAMANRADLLERLCLALSRPGVDGVLATADILDDLLLLGALDGKVVMGSMNRGGLAGASFELDDRFTGHRPEDMRRLGFDAGKLLLRVDYDDPGSLTTLESTARAVDAMAERRLPVFVEPFISHRDPATGKVKNDLSAEAVTKSIAIAAGLGGSSAYTWLKVPVTENPDDMARVMETSTLPAVLLGGDVGEDQEGAYEKWRGALQLPTVQGLVVGRSLLYPADDDVTAAVDTAVGLL; encoded by the coding sequence GTGGGCCCCCTCGGTCCCGTAGACGTCTCCGCCCTCGTCCGCACCCGGGTCCACCACCCCGAGGCGATTGCCGAGGCCGCCGCCCGCCGCACCCGGCGCCCCCTGATCGGCGACTCCGGCCGGCTCATGATCGTCGCCGCCGACCACCCGGCCCGTGGCGCCCTCTCCGTCGGCGACCGCAAGCTCGCCATGGCGAACCGCGCCGACCTCCTCGAACGACTGTGCCTGGCCCTGTCCCGCCCCGGCGTGGACGGCGTCCTCGCGACCGCCGACATCCTCGACGACCTGCTCCTCCTCGGCGCCCTCGACGGCAAGGTCGTCATGGGCTCGATGAACCGGGGCGGCCTCGCGGGCGCCAGCTTCGAACTGGACGACCGCTTCACCGGCCACCGCCCCGAGGACATGCGGCGCCTCGGCTTCGACGCCGGCAAGCTCCTGCTGCGCGTCGACTACGACGACCCGGGCTCGCTCACCACCCTGGAGTCCACCGCCCGCGCCGTGGACGCCATGGCCGAGCGCCGACTCCCCGTGTTCGTCGAGCCGTTCATCAGCCACCGCGACCCGGCCACCGGCAAGGTCAAGAACGACCTGAGCGCCGAGGCCGTCACCAAGTCGATCGCCATAGCGGCGGGCCTCGGCGGCAGTTCGGCGTACACCTGGCTGAAGGTGCCCGTCACCGAGAACCCCGACGACATGGCCCGCGTCATGGAGACCTCGACGCTGCCCGCCGTCCTGCTCGGCGGCGACGTCGGCGAGGACCAGGAGGGCGCGTACGAGAAGTGGCGCGGCGCGCTGCAACTGCCCACCGTGCAGGGCCTGGTGGTCGGCCGCTCGTTGCTCTACCCGGCGGACGACGACGTGACCGCCGCCGTGGACACCGCCGTCGGACTGTTGTGA
- a CDS encoding zinc-dependent alcohol dehydrogenase family protein, which translates to MRAVVFEQFGKPLTVKDLAAPHPAPHGVLVRVEATGLCRSDWHGWQGHDPDITLPHVPGHELAGVVEETGAAVTAWRPGDRVTVPFVCACGTCAACAAGDQQVCERQTQPGFTHWGSFAQYVALDHADVNLVALPDELSYGTAASLGCRFATAFRAVVAQGRVAAGEWVAVHGCGGVGLSAVMVAAASGARVVAVDVSPRALDLARKFGAAECVDASAVEDTAEAVRDLTGGGAHLSLDALGSPATCAASVNGLRRRGRHIQVGLLPSEAGTTPVPMARAIALELELLGSHGMAAHAYPRMLELVRTGVLRPDLLVTSTITLDAAPAALAAMGTAPGSGVTVIEPWS; encoded by the coding sequence ATGCGCGCAGTCGTGTTCGAGCAGTTCGGCAAGCCGCTCACGGTGAAGGACCTGGCGGCCCCCCACCCCGCCCCCCACGGCGTGCTCGTCCGCGTAGAGGCGACCGGCCTCTGCCGCAGCGACTGGCACGGCTGGCAGGGCCACGACCCGGACATCACGCTCCCGCACGTCCCCGGCCACGAACTGGCCGGCGTCGTGGAGGAGACCGGCGCGGCGGTCACGGCCTGGCGCCCCGGCGACCGGGTCACCGTCCCGTTCGTGTGCGCCTGCGGCACCTGCGCCGCCTGCGCGGCCGGTGACCAGCAGGTGTGCGAGCGGCAGACACAGCCGGGCTTCACCCACTGGGGTTCGTTCGCCCAGTACGTCGCCCTGGACCACGCCGACGTGAACCTGGTGGCGCTGCCCGACGAGCTGTCGTACGGCACGGCGGCCTCCCTCGGCTGCCGTTTCGCCACGGCGTTCCGCGCGGTGGTAGCGCAGGGCAGGGTCGCGGCGGGGGAGTGGGTGGCCGTCCACGGCTGCGGCGGTGTGGGCCTCTCCGCGGTGATGGTGGCGGCGGCGTCCGGAGCCCGTGTGGTCGCCGTCGACGTGTCGCCCCGGGCGCTGGACCTGGCCCGGAAGTTCGGGGCGGCGGAGTGCGTGGACGCGTCGGCGGTGGAGGACACGGCCGAAGCGGTCCGCGACCTCACCGGCGGCGGCGCCCACCTCTCCCTGGACGCGCTCGGCTCCCCGGCCACCTGCGCGGCCTCCGTCAACGGCCTCCGCCGCCGGGGCCGCCACATCCAGGTCGGCCTGCTCCCCTCCGAGGCGGGCACCACCCCCGTCCCCATGGCCCGCGCGATCGCCCTCGAACTCGAACTCCTGGGCAGCCACGGCATGGCGGCCCACGCCTACCCCCGAATGCTGGAACTGGTCCGCACGGGCGTCCTCCGCCCCGACCTCCTGGTCACCTCGACGATCACCCTGGACGCGGCCCCTGCCGCGCTCGCCGCGATGGGCACGGCCCCCGGCAGCGGGGTGACGGTCATCGAACCGTGGAGCTGA